A single region of the Lagopus muta isolate bLagMut1 chromosome 24, bLagMut1 primary, whole genome shotgun sequence genome encodes:
- the CEPT1 gene encoding choline/ethanolaminephosphotransferase 1 isoform X2 has protein sequence MTTLRTFFPVFPQQFSKYPPFLRILMILRNSCYLPNKNSEATQSMSGHRNLKRRCGESHLESPAGCAHGPAAACVLSKLVQLPTPPLSKHQLKRLEEHKYQSAGRSLLEPLMQGYWEWLVGRVPAWIAPNLITIIGLLINIFTTLLLVYYCPTATEQAPPWAYIACACGLFIYQSLDAIDGKQARRTNSSTPLGELFDHGCDSLSTVFVVLGTCIAVQLGTNPDWMFFCCFAGTFMFYCAHWQTYVSGTLRFGIFDVTESVLCTIVMQLLTGTLGPAFWNYTIPIMNIQVKIFPALCTVAGTIFSCTNYFGVIFTGGVGKNGSTIAGTSVLSPFLHIGSVIALAAMIYKKSAVQLFEKHPCLYILTFGFVSAKITNKLVVAHMTKSEMHLHDTAFIGPALLFLDQYFNSFIDEYIVLWIALIFSLFDLLRYCVSVCNQIAAHLHIHVFRIKSSSTHSNHH, from the exons ATGACTACATTGAGAACGTTCTTTCCTGTCTTCCCTCAACAGTTCTCCAAATATCCTCCTTTTCTAAG GATCTTAATGATTCTCCGTAACAGCTGTTACCTGCCAAATAAAAACTCTGAGGCCACCCAATCCATGAGCGGGCATCGGAACCTCAAGAGGCGATGCGGGGAGTCGCACCTGGAATcccctgcaggctgtgcccacggtcctgctgctgcctgtgtgctAAGCAAGCTAGTTCAGTTGCCTACACCTCCCTTGTCAAAGCACCAGCTGAAACGGTTAGAAGAACACAAATATCAGAGTGCTGGACGGTCGCTGCTTGAACCTCTAATGCAAGGTTACTGGGAATGGTTAGTTGGAAGAGTTCCAGCCTGGATTGCCCCAAATCTGATCACCATCATCGGACTGTTAATAAATATATTCACAACCCTGCTATTAGTATACTACTGTCCAACAGCTACAGAGCAG GCACCTCCCTGGGCGTACATTGCCTGTGCTTGTGGCCTTTTCATCTACCAGTCTCTGGATGCTATAGATGGGAAGCAGGCAAGGAGGACAAACAGCAGCACTCCTCTGGGAGAACTTTTTGATCATGGCTGTGATTCGCTTTCCACAG tcttTGTGGTTTTGGGAACTTGTattgctgtgcagctggggaCGAACCCTGACTGGatgttcttttgttgttttgctgggACATTCATGTTTTACTGCGCGCACTGGCAGACGTACGTCTCTGGGACGCTGCGCTTTGGCAT ATTTGATGTTACAGAGTCGGTGCTCTGTACAATAGTCATGCAGCTCCTCACGGGAACCCTGGGGCCTGCGTTCTGGAACTACACG ATCCCAATAATGAATATTCAGGTGAAAATATTCCCAGCTCTCTGTACCGTCGCAGGAACCATATTTTCCTGTACAAACTACTTTGGCGTCATCTTCACAGGTGGAGTTGGCAAAAATGGATCCACCATAGCA GGAACCAGCGTCCTTTCACCTTTCCTTCATATTGGGTCAGTGATTGCACTCGCTGCCATGATCTACAAGAAatctgctgtgcagctgtttgAAAAGCACCCCTGCCTGTATATACTTACTTTCGGTTTTGTATCTGCTAAGATAACAAACAAACTCGTG GTTGCACACATGACCAAAAGTGAAATGCACCTGCACGATACAGCTTTCATAGGCCCGGCTCTGTTGTTTCTGGACCAGTATTTTAACAGCTTTATTGATGAGTATATTGTACTCTGGATTGCCCTG ATCTTTTCCCTCTTTGATTTGCTCCGATACTGTGTGAGTGTATGCAACCAGATTGCTGCCCATCTGCACATCCACGTGTTCCGAATCAAGTCCTCTTCCACTCATTCTAATCACCATTAA
- the CEPT1 gene encoding choline/ethanolaminephosphotransferase 1 isoform X1, translated as MTTLRTFFPVFPQQFSKYPPFLRILMILRNSCYLPNKNSEATQSMSGHRNLKRRCGESHLESPAGCAHGPAAACVLSKLVQLPTPPLSKHQLKRLEEHKYQSAGRSLLEPLMQGYWEWLVGRVPAWIAPNLITIIGLLINIFTTLLLVYYCPTATEQAPPWAYIACACGLFIYQSLDAIDGKQARRTNSSTPLGELFDHGCDSLSTVFVVLGTCIAVQLGTNPDWMFFCCFAGTFMFYCAHWQTYVSGTLRFGIIDVTEVQIFIIIMHLLAVIGGPPFWQSLIPIMNIQVKIFPALCTVAGTIFSCTNYFGVIFTGGVGKNGSTIAGTSVLSPFLHIGSVIALAAMIYKKSAVQLFEKHPCLYILTFGFVSAKITNKLVVAHMTKSEMHLHDTAFIGPALLFLDQYFNSFIDEYIVLWIALIFSLFDLLRYCVSVCNQIAAHLHIHVFRIKSSSTHSNHH; from the exons ATGACTACATTGAGAACGTTCTTTCCTGTCTTCCCTCAACAGTTCTCCAAATATCCTCCTTTTCTAAG GATCTTAATGATTCTCCGTAACAGCTGTTACCTGCCAAATAAAAACTCTGAGGCCACCCAATCCATGAGCGGGCATCGGAACCTCAAGAGGCGATGCGGGGAGTCGCACCTGGAATcccctgcaggctgtgcccacggtcctgctgctgcctgtgtgctAAGCAAGCTAGTTCAGTTGCCTACACCTCCCTTGTCAAAGCACCAGCTGAAACGGTTAGAAGAACACAAATATCAGAGTGCTGGACGGTCGCTGCTTGAACCTCTAATGCAAGGTTACTGGGAATGGTTAGTTGGAAGAGTTCCAGCCTGGATTGCCCCAAATCTGATCACCATCATCGGACTGTTAATAAATATATTCACAACCCTGCTATTAGTATACTACTGTCCAACAGCTACAGAGCAG GCACCTCCCTGGGCGTACATTGCCTGTGCTTGTGGCCTTTTCATCTACCAGTCTCTGGATGCTATAGATGGGAAGCAGGCAAGGAGGACAAACAGCAGCACTCCTCTGGGAGAACTTTTTGATCATGGCTGTGATTCGCTTTCCACAG tcttTGTGGTTTTGGGAACTTGTattgctgtgcagctggggaCGAACCCTGACTGGatgttcttttgttgttttgctgggACATTCATGTTTTACTGCGCGCACTGGCAGACGTACGTCTCTGGGACGCTGCGCTTTGGCAT AATTGATGTGACTGAAGTGCAAATCTTCATAATAATCATGCATTTACTGGCAGTGATTGGAGGACCACCTTTTTGGCAATCTCTG ATCCCAATAATGAATATTCAGGTGAAAATATTCCCAGCTCTCTGTACCGTCGCAGGAACCATATTTTCCTGTACAAACTACTTTGGCGTCATCTTCACAGGTGGAGTTGGCAAAAATGGATCCACCATAGCA GGAACCAGCGTCCTTTCACCTTTCCTTCATATTGGGTCAGTGATTGCACTCGCTGCCATGATCTACAAGAAatctgctgtgcagctgtttgAAAAGCACCCCTGCCTGTATATACTTACTTTCGGTTTTGTATCTGCTAAGATAACAAACAAACTCGTG GTTGCACACATGACCAAAAGTGAAATGCACCTGCACGATACAGCTTTCATAGGCCCGGCTCTGTTGTTTCTGGACCAGTATTTTAACAGCTTTATTGATGAGTATATTGTACTCTGGATTGCCCTG ATCTTTTCCCTCTTTGATTTGCTCCGATACTGTGTGAGTGTATGCAACCAGATTGCTGCCCATCTGCACATCCACGTGTTCCGAATCAAGTCCTCTTCCACTCATTCTAATCACCATTAA
- the CEPT1 gene encoding choline/ethanolaminephosphotransferase 1 isoform X3 — MILRNSCYLPNKNSEATQSMSGHRNLKRRCGESHLESPAGCAHGPAAACVLSKLVQLPTPPLSKHQLKRLEEHKYQSAGRSLLEPLMQGYWEWLVGRVPAWIAPNLITIIGLLINIFTTLLLVYYCPTATEQAPPWAYIACACGLFIYQSLDAIDGKQARRTNSSTPLGELFDHGCDSLSTVFVVLGTCIAVQLGTNPDWMFFCCFAGTFMFYCAHWQTYVSGTLRFGIIDVTEVQIFIIIMHLLAVIGGPPFWQSLIPIMNIQVKIFPALCTVAGTIFSCTNYFGVIFTGGVGKNGSTIAGTSVLSPFLHIGSVIALAAMIYKKSAVQLFEKHPCLYILTFGFVSAKITNKLVVAHMTKSEMHLHDTAFIGPALLFLDQYFNSFIDEYIVLWIALIFSLFDLLRYCVSVCNQIAAHLHIHVFRIKSSSTHSNHH; from the exons ATGATTCTCCGTAACAGCTGTTACCTGCCAAATAAAAACTCTGAGGCCACCCAATCCATGAGCGGGCATCGGAACCTCAAGAGGCGATGCGGGGAGTCGCACCTGGAATcccctgcaggctgtgcccacggtcctgctgctgcctgtgtgctAAGCAAGCTAGTTCAGTTGCCTACACCTCCCTTGTCAAAGCACCAGCTGAAACGGTTAGAAGAACACAAATATCAGAGTGCTGGACGGTCGCTGCTTGAACCTCTAATGCAAGGTTACTGGGAATGGTTAGTTGGAAGAGTTCCAGCCTGGATTGCCCCAAATCTGATCACCATCATCGGACTGTTAATAAATATATTCACAACCCTGCTATTAGTATACTACTGTCCAACAGCTACAGAGCAG GCACCTCCCTGGGCGTACATTGCCTGTGCTTGTGGCCTTTTCATCTACCAGTCTCTGGATGCTATAGATGGGAAGCAGGCAAGGAGGACAAACAGCAGCACTCCTCTGGGAGAACTTTTTGATCATGGCTGTGATTCGCTTTCCACAG tcttTGTGGTTTTGGGAACTTGTattgctgtgcagctggggaCGAACCCTGACTGGatgttcttttgttgttttgctgggACATTCATGTTTTACTGCGCGCACTGGCAGACGTACGTCTCTGGGACGCTGCGCTTTGGCAT AATTGATGTGACTGAAGTGCAAATCTTCATAATAATCATGCATTTACTGGCAGTGATTGGAGGACCACCTTTTTGGCAATCTCTG ATCCCAATAATGAATATTCAGGTGAAAATATTCCCAGCTCTCTGTACCGTCGCAGGAACCATATTTTCCTGTACAAACTACTTTGGCGTCATCTTCACAGGTGGAGTTGGCAAAAATGGATCCACCATAGCA GGAACCAGCGTCCTTTCACCTTTCCTTCATATTGGGTCAGTGATTGCACTCGCTGCCATGATCTACAAGAAatctgctgtgcagctgtttgAAAAGCACCCCTGCCTGTATATACTTACTTTCGGTTTTGTATCTGCTAAGATAACAAACAAACTCGTG GTTGCACACATGACCAAAAGTGAAATGCACCTGCACGATACAGCTTTCATAGGCCCGGCTCTGTTGTTTCTGGACCAGTATTTTAACAGCTTTATTGATGAGTATATTGTACTCTGGATTGCCCTG ATCTTTTCCCTCTTTGATTTGCTCCGATACTGTGTGAGTGTATGCAACCAGATTGCTGCCCATCTGCACATCCACGTGTTCCGAATCAAGTCCTCTTCCACTCATTCTAATCACCATTAA